From Nitrobacter sp. NHB1, a single genomic window includes:
- a CDS encoding efflux RND transporter permease subunit, giving the protein MASISEPFIRRPVGTTLLAIGLFLIGVVAYGFLPVASVPNVDFPMIRVSANRPGADPSVMAATVAAPLERRLGEIAGVDQITSTSTLGATSIRLRFAIGRDIDHAARDVQAAINASLADLPTDLPTLPKFRKANPAAAPVFILALTSKTMSTSAIYDVADTVIVQRISQVPGVGEVTVSGADQPAVRIALNPVTLSNAGISTDDVRTAIVSANPLGPVGIFNGGRQSETLSTNKQMRTAVEFRDIVIKSSGGNFVRLSDVADVKDATRNSRSIAWFNKQPAVLIQITKQGDANVIDTVDRVKAMIPEIKRWIPAGVEISTIVDRTGSIRASVDDMEWTLLATAFLVMVVVYAFLRRLTPTLAAGVSVPLALAGTCAGMWLAGFSIDNLSLMALAISVGFVVDDAIVMIENMYRNLEQGLPPYRAALEGARQIGFTVLSISLSLIAAFTPLIFMDGMVGRLLREFSLTLTFAIVVSTVVSLTVTPVICAHYIKHATSADATRLDRLVESLLSRIVAFYTRTLRVVLGFPILTLLVFFATIALTVTLYIKTPKGYFPIDDSGFVIGSTRASADVSFQSMLGLQQRVMDIVMADPAVQGIGSSIGGSSTRGGSNRGFMYITLKPPAERGGLTTQQVIDRMRRNLGDVPGIRLYMFAAQDIRGGGRQSDSNYQYTLSSTDLDLLQKWAPLVAKRMETVEGITDVSSDRDPGGLQLTLSIDRQKASSLGVRVQDIDNALNNAFSQRQISIVYTQRNQYQVILEIDPQFQQDPSNLERIFVAGANGVQVPLSAVVSYRRDLSPLAVYHTQSFPSVTVSFNTLPGVELQEATTNIQRAVDELHMPEGIRGSFEGNAADFRKTSGRQPLLILGALVAVYIVLGVLYESLAHPLTIISTLPSAGLGALLALQITNTSLTIIAFVGIILLIGIVKKNGIMIVDFALDAERQRGLSSTDAIFEACSVRFRPILMTTMAAIFAAIPLVLATGPGTELRRPLGITIIGGLLVSQVLTLYTTPVIYLLIDRLRRRGEAAPAVAPAE; this is encoded by the coding sequence GTGGCCTCGATCTCCGAGCCGTTCATCCGGAGGCCGGTCGGTACCACGCTTCTGGCGATCGGCCTGTTTCTGATCGGTGTGGTCGCTTACGGGTTCCTCCCGGTAGCTTCGGTTCCGAATGTCGATTTCCCGATGATCAGGGTGTCGGCGAACCGGCCGGGGGCTGACCCTTCGGTGATGGCGGCGACCGTCGCCGCGCCGCTGGAGCGCCGGCTCGGCGAGATCGCCGGCGTCGATCAGATCACATCCACGAGCACGCTTGGCGCTACTAGCATCCGTTTGCGATTCGCTATCGGGCGAGACATCGACCATGCAGCACGCGACGTCCAGGCGGCGATCAACGCCTCGCTCGCCGATCTGCCGACCGATCTGCCGACATTGCCGAAATTCCGCAAGGCGAATCCCGCTGCGGCGCCGGTCTTTATTCTGGCGTTGACGTCAAAAACCATGTCGACCAGCGCGATCTATGATGTGGCCGACACCGTGATCGTTCAGCGCATCTCGCAGGTTCCAGGTGTCGGCGAGGTTACCGTGAGCGGCGCCGATCAGCCGGCCGTCCGGATTGCGCTCAACCCGGTAACGCTCTCGAACGCTGGCATCTCGACCGACGATGTCCGGACCGCGATCGTGAGCGCGAATCCGCTCGGCCCTGTCGGAATCTTCAATGGTGGCCGCCAGAGCGAAACGCTGTCGACCAACAAGCAGATGCGGACGGCGGTCGAATTTCGCGACATCGTTATCAAAAGCTCCGGAGGGAATTTCGTCCGGCTCTCGGACGTGGCCGATGTCAAGGATGCCACTCGAAACAGCCGCTCGATCGCCTGGTTCAACAAGCAACCCGCGGTGCTGATCCAGATCACCAAGCAGGGCGATGCCAACGTCATCGACACTGTCGACCGGGTGAAGGCGATGATCCCCGAGATCAAGCGATGGATTCCGGCCGGTGTCGAGATATCGACCATCGTTGACCGCACCGGCTCGATCCGCGCAAGCGTCGACGACATGGAGTGGACGCTGTTGGCGACAGCGTTTCTGGTGATGGTCGTGGTTTATGCGTTCCTCCGCCGCCTCACGCCGACCCTCGCGGCCGGTGTGTCGGTTCCGCTGGCGCTGGCGGGCACATGCGCCGGGATGTGGCTGGCGGGCTTCTCCATCGACAACCTCTCCCTGATGGCGCTGGCCATTTCCGTCGGTTTCGTGGTCGACGATGCCATCGTCATGATCGAGAACATGTACCGCAACCTCGAGCAGGGGCTGCCGCCTTATCGGGCTGCGCTCGAAGGAGCAAGGCAAATCGGTTTCACGGTGCTGTCGATCAGCCTGTCGTTGATCGCCGCATTCACGCCCCTGATCTTCATGGACGGCATGGTCGGCCGGTTGTTACGGGAGTTCTCGCTCACCCTCACATTTGCGATCGTGGTATCGACCGTCGTGTCGTTGACGGTCACGCCGGTGATCTGCGCCCACTACATCAAGCACGCGACATCAGCCGATGCGACCCGGCTTGACCGGCTGGTCGAAAGCTTGCTGTCGCGAATCGTGGCGTTCTATACGCGGACGCTGCGCGTCGTACTCGGCTTTCCCATCCTCACATTGCTGGTGTTTTTTGCGACGATCGCCCTGACAGTGACGCTATATATCAAGACGCCGAAGGGCTATTTCCCCATCGACGACAGCGGCTTCGTGATCGGCTCGACGCGCGCGTCGGCGGACGTTTCCTTTCAGTCCATGCTCGGGCTTCAACAGCGCGTTATGGATATCGTGATGGCAGATCCTGCCGTGCAAGGGATCGGCTCCTCCATCGGTGGCAGCAGCACGCGCGGAGGCTCAAATCGCGGATTCATGTATATCACGCTGAAGCCCCCGGCCGAACGGGGCGGGCTGACGACCCAGCAGGTGATCGACCGGATGCGCCGAAATCTCGGCGACGTACCGGGCATCAGGCTATACATGTTCGCAGCGCAAGACATTCGCGGTGGCGGACGCCAGAGCGATTCCAACTACCAGTACACGCTCTCCAGCACCGACCTCGATTTGTTGCAAAAGTGGGCGCCCCTTGTCGCCAAGCGCATGGAGACGGTGGAGGGAATCACGGACGTTTCCAGCGACCGCGATCCCGGCGGTCTGCAACTGACCTTGTCGATCGATCGGCAGAAGGCTTCCAGCCTTGGCGTCAGGGTTCAGGATATCGACAACGCGCTCAACAACGCCTTTTCGCAACGGCAGATTTCGATCGTCTACACCCAGCGCAACCAGTACCAGGTCATTCTGGAAATCGACCCGCAATTCCAGCAAGACCCATCCAACCTGGAACGCATCTTCGTTGCGGGAGCCAACGGAGTACAGGTGCCGCTGTCCGCCGTCGTCAGCTACCGGCGCGACCTCTCGCCGCTCGCCGTCTATCATACGCAGTCGTTTCCATCGGTGACGGTGTCCTTCAATACGTTACCGGGTGTGGAGCTTCAGGAAGCGACCACCAATATTCAACGCGCGGTCGATGAATTGCACATGCCCGAGGGTATACGCGGAAGCTTCGAGGGCAACGCCGCCGATTTCCGCAAAACCTCCGGGCGGCAGCCGCTACTGATCCTCGGCGCGCTCGTCGCTGTGTATATTGTGCTCGGCGTTCTCTACGAGAGCCTCGCGCATCCGCTCACCATCATCTCGACCTTGCCATCCGCCGGTCTTGGCGCGCTGCTGGCCTTGCAGATCACCAATACGTCGCTGACGATCATTGCATTCGTCGGAATCATTCTTCTCATCGGCATCGTCAAGAAGAACGGCATCATGATCGTGGATTTCGCGCTGGATGCCGAGCGCCAGCGCGGCCTGTCGTCCACGGACGCCATCTTCGAGGCATGCAGCGTGCGCTTCCGACCCATCCTCATGACCACCATGGCGGCGATTTTCGCCGCGATACCGCTGGTGCTCGCAACCGGCCCGGGCACGGAACTACGACGACCGCTCGGCATCACCATCATCGGCGGGCTGCTCGTTTCACAGGTTTTGACGCTTTACACGACACCCGTGATCTACCTCCTGATCGATCGGTTGCGGCGGCGAGGCGAGGCTGCGCCAGCGGTCGCGCCGGCCGAGTAA
- a CDS encoding tRNA-uridine aminocarboxypropyltransferase, with protein sequence MPRNSEIVAADTGPDPIPDCQRCHKPLALCICDSVEPIRNRTSLLILQHPQEQDRALGTARLTALHFQDAVLKIGLSWPSLSRALGRPEHDPSRWAVLYLGSARVDDLNTDRAIVAIDRKGEMEDNQRAILADIEGLVLLDGTWSQAKALWWRNAWMLKCQRIILGPRQPSRYGKLRKEPRRDGLATIEAAAMMLAGLENRPDIETTLLASFERMLAKYREVQTTMPELAPRPKPRRDYRRRRD encoded by the coding sequence ATGCCAAGGAATTCCGAGATAGTCGCTGCTGACACAGGGCCGGACCCGATTCCGGATTGCCAACGATGCCACAAGCCGTTGGCGCTCTGCATTTGCGACAGCGTCGAGCCGATCAGGAACAGGACATCGCTCTTGATCCTGCAGCATCCGCAAGAGCAGGACAGGGCTCTCGGGACCGCCCGCCTGACGGCGTTACATTTCCAGGACGCCGTGCTGAAGATCGGGCTGTCTTGGCCGAGCCTATCCCGGGCGCTGGGCCGACCGGAGCATGATCCGTCGCGCTGGGCGGTGCTTTATCTCGGATCGGCCAGGGTCGACGATCTCAACACCGACCGCGCGATCGTGGCGATCGACCGCAAGGGTGAGATGGAGGACAATCAACGCGCCATCCTCGCGGATATCGAGGGTCTGGTGCTGCTGGACGGCACCTGGAGCCAGGCCAAGGCGCTGTGGTGGCGCAACGCGTGGATGCTCAAATGCCAGCGCATCATTCTGGGACCGCGCCAACCCTCACGTTATGGCAAGCTTCGCAAGGAGCCTCGTCGGGACGGACTCGCCACGATCGAAGCCGCGGCGATGATGCTTGCCGGTCTCGAAAATCGTCCGGACATCGAGACGACCTTGCTCGCGAGTTTTGAGCGGATGTTGGCGAAATATCGTGAGGTCCAGACGACGATGCCCGAACTTGCGCCCCGACCCAAACCGCGCAGGGATTATCGCCGCCGCCGTGACTGA